The genomic DNA TTACTTACCAGGATTTTgccacccggcttcactcaccaggatttttgcaccgcctagcttcactcattaggactttctaaTTGTTTGATTTCATTGACTAGGACTTTCTaattacttggcttcactcacaataACTTTTctactgcctagctttactcatcaggactttccaattaTCTGGTTTTACTCGCtgagactttccatctgcctggcttcactcaccatgacttcccactgcctgacttcactcatcaggactatcaggactttccaattgtctgccttcactcaccatgactttccatctacctgactTCATCTATCAAGACTTTTTTTactgcccaacttcactcactggACCTTCTCAcactaagtgtctggtcctctataacccacttgatttttcttctttggtCAACTATCTTGTTAGTATTACCCTTGTCTAAccttcaattaggactttcctagtcaagtatcaaGTCAACCTTTACCTACTTGACTACTCTCTCATATCAAACTGGTTAACCTTTGACCAATGGAgaattacactaacaatctcctaaaTGGACAATTAtacctgcaatcttcatatattttcaaacatcaaaacttaagcttagttaaattggtcaattttAACTCAGGGATAATTACACCAataatattatatcaaaatatttattattaacttgtcaaaattatttaaactttatcaaaagtattctaaattaatttaaattattttaaaatagttcTATCAGTTACTTAATTAGTTGTTATATAATTATAgctaaatagacataaaattttgaatcctaaatttaaatattattatataaaaatactctttatcaatttaattaaattatttaaatttcatcaaaattattttaaaataattatcgaaactattaaataattattataaagtTATATTATAAAATAACTACTCCATGTTATAATAGCTAGTTGTAACTGTTACAACAACATTAAAAATAAAGATattctcaaaataaaaaatttaattagagagttttttttaaaaaaataaaaaagatatccTTTCAtgatttatataatttgaaatacTCTTTTCATTTTTATCCAAAAATTATTCTAAACGGTTTCAATTGGAGCAATTTTAATTAGAGCTCTTCTAAATAATTTCTCATGTTTTAACAATTTTAATCAAATtgttagtattttttaaaattttaattaaattaaattatttttaattaaattgaaacaGCTTTGATTAATATTTGACtaatcttaaaataattttaattataattacctAAATTTAGCTTAAATTATTAtactaatattaaaaaataatatctttaaaatacgacgtattttttttattttttataattaggCTCCCTTTAACAAAAATATAGGCgtcattttgttttttttcttaatgACGATATACGTGTTTTCATTTTATGTCAttcttaaattaataaatatcagCATAAGGAGAGTGAAGGGCCATTCTGTAAATAAAGTTTTCTTAAATAGTCGAAGGTAAAAGTTCCCGAGTCCTGACTCACCCGATTCTCGACCGAAGCGGCCGAGTCACTCACTCACTCACTCAATCCCTTGCCTTGATTTCTAAACCGATTCCAGACCGCACGGATAGTTCGCTCCCGATTTGGCTTCCTTCCCCTTTCCACCACCATCTGGCGATCCCTTCCTCCCACCCTCCAAATCCGGCTCCCGATCTCGAAGGGCAGAAGAGGAGGCGACACTTGGGCGGAGAACTACGATAGGAAGGCCTCGGCAAGGGGATCCGAGCGGCGCGACGATGGCGGACGGCGCTGGTGCGTGCAACCCGGGCAGCGGAGGCGGCTGCGGCGGCGATCCGGAGCAGGACGCCTTGGAAAGGACTCGCAAGGCGAAGTCCTGTAAGGGATGCCTCTACTACTCCTCGATCCTCAAATCCGGTACTCGCAATCCTGTTTGCGTCGGGATCAGCCGGACTCTTCCGAAAGGTCGGTGTGCTTTCTCAGCTGCCGCTGGAGAttttttaatggaatttatatattttttttgttgctaGGTTTTTGATATAATTGGTTGTGGATTTAATTAAACTGAAGAGTTCAGGTTAAATCCTAGAGAAGAAATTGTTGATTTTGTTGCAAAGATTGAAAGAACGATGGTCACTTTATCAGATCATGCCCCCATGTTAATTGCTTATGTTATCACGCTCtaactttatttttgttttcttggCTTCTCTTTGATTTTCAACTTGACTACTCAACCAAAGCTTTCAAGTTGATCTGCAAATTAGCTTGTGTTATGATTCAAATCAGCCTGTGGCATGATTTACGAAGACAAACTAGTTCTGAGCACCTTCCGACGTGAAATGGTCAAATTGGGGTCTCTCACAATTTAAAAGTTTTGCATAAATTTATGGATTTATACCTAAGGTGACttgcaaattatttttttttatggtgAAAAAATGGCACTAAATGTTTGCAAGTGATTTATAAATGATGAAATTGGACTAGAGATTGCACTTTGGTGAAAAAACATGCGATGGATTTACACATATGGACGGAACAAAGAAAGTAATACAATGCAACAAAGAAAGTAATACAATATATAGTGACCAATGTTTGATAGGTTTTATTCCATACTGATTGTTAATAGTTTGGACGCATCGTTGTTATGTTCTAGCAGGTTTATTAAGCGTAGATTTGACAAAGTGTATCTGATCAATAGAGATCATGTAATGATAATCAAAAAGTCTTTTATTTCAATTAATCAATCGATCAATGCATTAGGATCTATTTTTCCATAAAATAGGGGTGTCTGTCCTaatatttctaggcttataatgATTATCATCTTTAGGAATGCAACTTTAGTTCTCTTTGTTGATACCTGTGATTTGTGGAGCTAGCTTGAACTGAGAAGAACAAATTAGGAATTCAGCTTTGTTACCACTTGATAAAACATGAACAAATTGTGCCGCTTAAAACTCGAGGAGGAAAAATAATATTGTTAGATAATTAATACAAGGGATCCTAAGCCCTTTTATAGACTGTCAATAAATACCAATTCTTTGTAAAACAACCTACTTTGTCCCTAATGAATCCATAACTAACTCTTCTAAAAAATTAAACAactcataaaattaaattaaattgcaaATATtctaaactcaataatttaaagGAAAGCCTAATTTATCCCTAAATCGCATACTATGTCAAGTTTATCTTGACCTTTTAGGGGGCATAAAAACTATAGAACCTTAGAAGTTAGaatgaataaatttaaaaagaacagAATTCATATCCAGTTTGCTTGCAACATGAACTGAAAAATGCTGGACTTAAACAAGAGGCAATTTGACTAGCATTGACTTAAGAGGATCTGGATTACTTGCATGTGCTTATTGTACTATTTTGGCATTTTGGCATTTTGGCATTTAAATCTTGTGCAGTAGATGATattgtttgttccttttcataGCGGTATACAAATCTGTTCCTCCAGTCCAGTTATAGGCAATACCACTTTGCTTGATTAGCCATTTGACTTTCCGGGTTTCACAACAGTGAAACTAATCAGTTGGTCCTAATTGAAATATAAAATGCCAGTTTGTTATTGTTGATGTATTAGAGGGTTTCTGATGAAAGAAGAGTAAAGATGACGTGTGTCCAGTTtcttttttaaattcattttccgaATTAAAAATAATCTCTCTATATGTTATATGTGATTTGTCTCAAATGACTCATGGCTAACCATAAGTTATAGTTCCTGTACATGTGATTGGAGAATCTGAAGTGAAAAGTAGAAAAGATGGGCATGATCTCTCAGATTTCAAGTACACTTGTGTTGGTTATTCTATATTCCTGGAGAGAAATGATGAAACTGCCGACAAGCAAGAAAACAAGGCCCAGTTGCCATTTTGTGCTGGCATAGAGGTTCTTTCCTGTTCATTTAGTATTTTGGTTGATATGGTATATTTCTGCAGGAGATAATCACATATTTGTCATTTGCTTAGTTGATGTGATATGTGAAGTTGAACTAAATACGATTAATGGAAACAATGTCTACAGTGAACTGTCTTCATCATCAGTCTACTTTAAGATTTTACATCCAAATATAAACCAGCACTATTCAGTAGTTGTTTGCTTATCATCTCTCGTGAGGTTTGGAAGTTGGATTCTTTTTCATTTGAAACTCTATATTTCTGGCATTCCAAGATTATCATTTTATGCACTTGAAATTTAACAAACATGTGTTCTTGTTTAAATGCATCATTCTGGTTATTGGATTCCCTTAATCCTTGTTCTCATTTGGGTCCTCAATAACTACTTATATTCTATAATTTGTTAATCTTGTTACATGGTGAGCATAAACGTTTAATATTTAATGCTTGCGCATGAACTTACTAATGACTTCTAGCTTTTTCTGTGCAAGAAAATGTTCAAATTTACTATTTAGGAATCAAACAGGAAGAAAGATTAAATGGCTAATCATTAAGACATGAATCCAGTGCACTCAAATTGTATACGATCATCATATTTTGGTTTTCTATTTCGTTTTGTGTGTGCACATTACCACACCTAAACATATCCCTGCACGAGCTAAACTTTTGATTCTGTTAATAAAACACATGGTTTCATTGTCTGTGACCATTAAATTGTGCAGCTACTAGTGGAGAAAAGAGCATCTACCCCTGACCATGTCCCTGCACGAGCTCACAAGGAAGGTACTTGCAATATTGAGAAAagtttcaattattttttatatccatTTTGGTGAACAATTTCTTTTCTAGTAGGTGTTTTCCATGGGCCTTAAGGAATAAGTTACTCTCAAGTGTACTCGTattataatttgataattttactATTTATGGTAAGAGCGGTATTGTAGCCAGTAGCGAGTGTCCAAGATAATTTGACAAGATGGCAAGATACTTGTTTTGAGTGTAAAAAGAAAATTCCTTGTTCTAGGCTAGCAACAATCTGTTTAGTATTATGTAATTTGTCGTGGTCTTTTTACTACCAGTAAGTTTGTCAATCATCTGAAACTGCTTCAACCACAATCATCATTGCAGAGTGAGGGATAGAACATAATCCTTTTTATGTGACGAAAAAGTGAATAAATCATTATCCAGTTTTGAACATTTTCAGAGtatcctcttgtttttcctgcaCTCTGTTGAGTTTGGATACCGAAACAGCTTGAAAATTACCTTGCACCTTGATGGAAGGTTGATAAAAGAGACCATTCGGGTTAAGATGTAATGCTATATTCATTTGTATGCACGATTGCTACGTCGATATTGAGCTTATAGGTAGTGTCTTTGCTCTTCACCTCTGTTTCCTACAACAGAAGGAAAGAGCTAGAGAAAGAAAAACAGGGGAAAACAGTGATAccagaaaaaaaaattccttcaCCTTATTTTTTTCCTAGTTTCTTTCCCTTGTAGAAACATATCAAGCAAGAAATACTAATAACTAGTATCTATAATTTTATGTCTATGGATATATAGCTTGTTAATATCATCATTTGAAATCTCGTTCTATGCTAGGCAAAAAAGTCAAAATGTATTGTTTTGGTAAATTACTGAAATTCAATACCACTTAGCACAGACAGTgtctcttcctctgcttcatcTCCTTTCTCTTTCAACTTTTAATCTATCACCAACACCATGCATCCCCATGTTGACATAATACAGTTTGGTTCTAGTCAAAGGAACACGTTTTGAACTTTGGTTAATACTAATTCCTAGAgaccttttctctttttttttttttcttcttttgcaaAGTTTCATATTGATGTTTACAGTTAGATATGGCTACAAATCTTGCCTTTTATTACATAATGAGTAAGTTTGCCTATTTCTATCTACTTTACTAGCATTGAATACAGAACTGCTCAATTTAACTGGGAATTATTTGGTTTGGTTATACAATCTCTTTGCTATGACTTCCACACTTACAAGTTATACAAAAACTGTTGTTATTTACCATCGGTCTAGTATGAATCAAGATTCTCTCTTTTCATGATCTCTTTACGATGTGTGATACTCGCAGATGCTACCGCTCGTTTGCCTTCACAATCACACTATCCTTCTCATTCCCCAGCGGATGAACTTCTAAACAGGTGAGGATTtagttgaaaacttgtcatctccTTTTCTTTTCACTTAACTGGATTCATCATCATTCAGGTTCAAAAGAAATGCTGGGCTGGTGGCTTCAGGTGTGGTCAAGAACCTTAACAAAGTTGGCGACTACATTAAGGAAAACATCGATGACATATTGTACCCTTACCGCAGACGGCCCAAGTGAAGTAAAGAAATTATTAGGGCAAAGGTGGAAGTTGTCCTTAATcgatagaaataaaagaaagttCGAATAGTCCCCAGGCTTGGTCAGCAATATTTTCATAACCCAAATTTGTTTACTTGAAGTGATTTTCCTGGCTTGCTCTGTCATCTTAAATACAAAACTCGCATACCTTTTGTTTAAGCATTTGGTGTATCATTCATATGATAATGTAGGGCAAAAGTGGATCAGTTCATCGAAACTTTATTCGATCCAAGATTTTTGAGTTTGCGAAAAATTGATTCGAACTCAAAACCATGCACCGATGATTTCTTTAGATTAATATAAATAATTGTCTTTTGGCATTTGAATAATGATAATCTCAGTTAGGCTATCTTTGGATGATCGGTctaattttatgaaaaatttttattGATCATCAGAATAAATCGGGAAACGCATGATGTTCTCATAACTTGAgataaaatagtaattaaatataaataattgtCTTTTGGCATTGAATAAGTTACTTGAATAGTTGTATTAATCAGTGACAGGTTGATCATTAACCAAGTAAttatattttaagtttattatgtattttcatgataaaattaataaacaaaATGGATGGATGATACTTTAGAGACTCGAAACATTTATCATTTGAATTCTTCTTGAGAATATACATTTCTTATTTAGTCTTCTTTCTTTATATTTGGTTTGTAAAATTTTGTAAACAGTAAATAGGAAACGgaggtttttaaaaaaaaatgattggtATTTATGTTGAAAACTCAAAAATGAAGACCTTGAACCCGAGGATTTTTATAATTTCAAGTttggtatttttctaaaaaactcaaatttgatttttttttttctgttgaaATCCAATCTAAACACTCCAGATCTAATGATTTATATAATTCAAATGTTCAAACTTTacctaattaattcaaaaaatatttttttaattcacttatcgaataaataaatttaaaacatgacttATTCAAATATTCACTTTATTTGAGATTCAAACTTTGATCATTTTATTGCTTTTCTAGTATTGTACTATTGAATCACACCCATAGAGCTCAAATGGACATTTTTAATATGATTATCCATTGACTTTCACCCTCGGTAAGCaaactaaaaaattataatttttttgcaaggttgaaaattaaaatagaattcatcaaaatctaagcgAAATGATAAGTTAGCAAACTCTAGGCATTTAAAACCCACAAGGAAAATATAAATAGAGCCAAAACACAGATTTATATCATGTAACACCTAAAATAAGCTCATGACTCTTCCTTAACAAATTTGAAATTTCCAATCCCTTTGTTATCGGTTCACGATATTTGCATCCTTCAATGTAATTGCTTCGTAAATCCTATATCTACATGAATCTTAGAACCGTGTAACGAAAGGAATTTTTGTTTGTACAAATGATACTTCGAACGTGGGAACAAGTACACGAAGAAATTAAAAACAGCAGTACAAACAGAAATCTAGAAACCAAAAGTTCCTCACCCACTGCTGCTCATCTATCTCCACCATGAACACGTGCACATTGCCAGATTTAACAATTCAACTCAGAGGCAAGTTGAAGGAACACCCAACTAAACAGGCAAAGAATGGGCGAGCTAACAGACACAGTGAACTTCATATGGAGCAAGAAAACATATATCAAAACACTTCTGCAATTTTGCTGGCTAGAACTCGTTCGCGCTTCTCGACGTATCCATATGGGAACCATCCCGCCTTGCCCTTGCATTCTCCCTCTGCCCATCCATTGGATACCTGCGAATCATGGCATGTCCAAAAGTTTTCACAAATCTTCTTGTAACTTGTTGAACAGATGAACTCAAAGCTTTCTAACATTTCATCTTTTGcgttaggggtgtaaatgaacttAGCCCAGCTAATTCTGACTGTGTTCGAGCTTGTTTATCGACTTATAGAGATTAAGCTTGTGGTTGTTGTAATTTATGTAAAAGTTTGATACTTTGATGTAATAAATGAGAtttatattattttcttattttaaagatattatggacaattttaaattataaaaaataatagattacTGGTattgaataataaaaataaagaaatatgtacataattaaaatttagttGACTTAACAAACAAATTTATTCATAAATTGTTCACACTAGCTTTGTTCATGATCATTAGAAACCCGAACTCAAAACTCACAAgtgttgtttattttatataattttactaTCAAACTAATATAAACGAGCTTTTATTCATTCACACTACTCTTCGTATTAtcaagcaaacaaaaataattttccaaaataGGTCAAGAAAAAAATTGAATCAAGATCGCAATATAAACCAAGTACAATAGCTTTAATCCAACCCAAGTTGAATTGGGTTTGGTGGTTAGTGGTTTTTGTTGGactgcaaggttgcaaacatagtcccacattgaaaacacatgagaaagatcatgggtttataagagaaaagatatctccattggtatgaggccctTTTGGGGAAAGCCCAatagcaaagccatgagggtctaggcccaaagtggacaatatcatgtcattgtggagatatctaaatttttttcgatcctacaattggtattagagcccggactgctagaaagtttaaccgccgactgtgcacaagagctatggtctgattgagccatgtgggtacaatattgacctcgaacaaaaagtgggggctcctatgttcaaatcaaaaggaccagacaccagacaggaagtcctagtaggtcgggtagaccgaaggacaggaagacctggtgggtcgaggatcggatgtaggaagcctgtggtcctttttttgagggggggattattggggttgcaaggttgcaaacatagtcccacattaaaaacacatgggaaagatcatgggtttataagagaaaagatatcaacattggtatgaggccttttggggagagcccaagagcaaagtcatgagggcctaggcccaaagtggacaatatcatgtcattgtgaagatatctaaattcttttcgatcctacaatttttAGGTCACAATAAGTTTTAGGTAATTACTAAGATTATCACAAAAAAAATTAGAAGTTAAAACACCATATCTAAAGATTTCAAAAGACCTATTTACATTCACATTCACATTCACATGAATCTAAATCTAAATATATGACATAAATATAAAAGTCATATAATAAGTAGAGAATTCAACACTGAACttataagatttaatttttttaatattactcTGTTAGAGTTACGGCATGTACAAATTTCATATAGTAAATTACTGCTATCAATTAGCTGTAGAGATGGTTAATATGGGCGATCTACAATGTATTTAGTATTGAGTAAATTATATCCTAATCCAACTCACCTAAGATCCAAATATATTATATTGTATGATATGTGAACATTGTATAACAACAATAGCAACCAAGTCTCATCTCACTAAGTAGGGTATGTTATATAGATCCTTCTACGCCATTGAACTATATCCCCTAttatatcatttatatttaaataaattttacctTGTTTTATCGTTACTAAGTCTTTTTTGATCTTTCTCTTCTTTGTTTGATGTGCAtattatcatagtttcacatcgcctaattggaacatttattggtcgtctaattATATATTCGTATCATCTTAAACATGTGTCTcaaagttttccctcaataggtaCAACCccactttctctctaatgttcttATTTTATGATCACAAAAAACACTTGacactctcctccatttcaaccatcctgcttatattttatataagacatctctcaatccctccatccttttgcaaaaatgatcctaaatacttaaagctctcaATTAGTGATAAATCGttatcttctatcttaacaattgtttcattacgataaatattattaaatttaaattctatatattatgTCTTTACTAAGTCCAAAGCCTTGTGTTTGGATTGTGAACCAAT from Zingiber officinale cultivar Zhangliang chromosome 4A, Zo_v1.1, whole genome shotgun sequence includes the following:
- the LOC121971366 gene encoding uncharacterized protein LOC121971366 — encoded protein: MADGAGACNPGSGGGCGGDPEQDALERTRKAKSCKGCLYYSSILKSGTRNPVCVGISRTLPKVPVHVIGESEVKSRKDGHDLSDFKYTCVGYSIFLERNDETADKQENKAQLPFCAGIELLVEKRASTPDHVPARAHKEDATARLPSQSHYPSHSPADELLNRFKRNAGLVASGVVKNLNKVGDYIKENIDDILYPYRRRPK